The following coding sequences lie in one Miscanthus floridulus cultivar M001 chromosome 9, ASM1932011v1, whole genome shotgun sequence genomic window:
- the LOC136479800 gene encoding uncharacterized protein, which translates to MRRSRGFLSLASPGSSTHWVAEAQAAIPRGAASVRVDLKEPAAQGGATEAAPTPTREGSLPSRGGEAHESDGASVPLVAEAPGVSEAEAMKDRAPKAAETAVAAAGVSASSEATMAEVGAPEITTAVVMAAGPSV; encoded by the exons ATGCGGcggtcgcgggggttcctttcgctg gcgagccccggctcctccacccactgggtggcggaggcacaagccgccatcccccgcggcgcggcgtcggtgaGGGTCGACCTGAAAGAAccagccgcccaaggaggggctaccgaggcggcACCTACACCTACGAGAGAGGGATCGCTCCCATCCCgcgggggcgaggctcacgagtcggatggggccagcgtgcccttggttgccgaggcccccggggtctccgaggctgaggcgatgaaGGACAGGGCGCCCAAGGCCGCCGAGACCGCGGTGGCCGCGGCCGGTGTTTCTGCAtcctccgaggccacgatggcggaggttggagcccccgagatcaccaCGGCCGTCGTAATGGCGGCGGGGCCGTCCGTCtag